From the Cryptomeria japonica chromosome 2, Sugi_1.0, whole genome shotgun sequence genome, one window contains:
- the LOC131035260 gene encoding probable disease resistance protein At1g61300 produces MACAGHFVRCIASAQTKRQASTLSVYHNIFVRKPRRKFYGLKVSKPLNPAKESPIDMGDPGFVSGLIGWGITVALTEISERIKLAVQCKKELHKLEDCLNNIAPLNMAIQRYRTHLKLGQSVSHETQTLRPPAVNEWLKKLDSLVRQATEVAEQCCIRLPTYNVISRYRMSLRIREIIAGVEEHLKQAALIGITTTLASNEELGRGLQRIEQKLDDLGTAATSSNYPTATQRFQPVNEPLIVGQDDVFSKLREKLIDEGEGLTCLGVVAMGGAGKTLLLKTVFNSREVQDSFKQDLVLWLTVSHNPSLSALARNLGRQIALQINQPFDEGGGQDDYVKPWIYEKMKSRRFLLFLDDVWENSSDGLLEALGVPVVTVGNCKLVVSARDRKVLVKLAVKLDNTITLTGLNEDQSWALFSSHALAYNNNLVPSVTVEETARHVCRECDGLPLAIKVIAATMAGVTGPVEWDLTLQRLQNADKLNPDVEKKLYNRLRLSYDALARYDPHLQLCYLYIGAFKEDEFMYVEDLINLWIGEGLVTTNRPGYDPLEIGRAQVNVLLDRCLIEGSVMDADGQVMVCSMHDVLHDLALQIAELEENCLYRAGKNLQLFPENECKGQSRVSLMENNFASVPDSFEGGQVLSMLLSENKNLTIFSARAMATMTRVRVLDLGGTSIQELPSSFGRMKQLVCLRLARLPINKLPESITELNKLQILDLSTCNQLECLPSGIDKLVSLKYLDFCYCQRLQSLPSGICRLLSLQYLRSEGCWKAWGPAVTAQTKSKLCFRAPERAACFKDLQTLTQLKWLGLEDMGMTIEHGTLGTMIEMRTLVIKLASMTALPDDITDMTKLKTLFISCRDLTRTPPWFSQFQHLGCLIFSKCDKLEQLSALHKLPRLRRLDIGAWHMKDLPQEFGEAGAFPALERFWVEKMNALERLPEVMEGAMPVLKVLGVVSCARVEMLPAGFFELQHLQQIQIHNTSKVLQRMAEGGQDWEVVQRLTNKGVEIIREYGGHKRLTEISTRMGSKYWWDRFAKEMWMNFHV; encoded by the coding sequence atggcatgcgcgggccattttgtccgctgcataGCCAGTGCCCAGACGAAGCGTCAAGCGTCAACGCTTAGTGTGTACCATAACATCTTTGTAAGAAAGCCTCGGCGTAAATTTTATGGCCTGAAAGTAAGCAAGCCTTTAAACCCTGCAAAAGAGAGTCCGATCGACATGGGTGACCCTGGATTCGTTTCAGGATTGATAGGTTGGGGGATAACTGTAGCTTTGACAGAGATCAGCGAGCGCATCAAGCTTGCAGTTCAATGCAAGAAAGAGCTTCACAAACTTGAAGACTGTTTGAACAATATTGCCCCTCTCAACATGGCCATCCAGAGGTATCGGACGCACCTGAAGCTGGGCCAATCTGTTAGCCACGAGACACAGACGCTACGGCCCCCGGCTGTGAACGAGTGGTTGAAAAAACTCGATTCGCTTGTTAGACAGGCCACCGAGGTTGCAGAGCAGTGTTGCATACGCTTACCGACTTATAATGTGATTTCTCGCTACCGCATGAGCTTGAGGATACGGGAAATCATTGCAGGCGTTGAAGAGCATCTGAAGCAGGCTGCTTTGATTGGCATAACGACCACGCTTGCCAGCAATGAGGAGCTCGGGCGAGGTCTCCAACGTATTGAACAAAAATTGGACGATCTCGGCACTGCAGCCACCTCGTCGAATTATCCAACAGCAACACAGAGGTTTCAGCCAGTGAACGAACCCCTTATTGTGGGACAGGATGATGTGTTCTCTAAGCTGCGGGAGAAATTAATAGATGAAGGGGAAGGGCTAACTTGCCTGGGAGTGGTTGCCATGGGCGGAGCTGGAAAAACTTTGCTTTTGAAAACTGTGTTCAATAGTAGAGAGGTgcaggatagttttaagcaggatCTGGTGCTTTGGCTCACGGTGTCACATAATCCTTCTCTTTCTGCTCTCGCCCGTAACCTTGGAAGGCAAATTGCTCTGCAAATCAATCAGCCGTTTGATGAAGGAGGCGGCCAAGACGATTATGTGAAGCCGTGGATCTATGAAAAGATGAAAAGCAGGAGGTTTTTGCTGTTCCTGGACGATGTTTGGGAAAACAGCAGCGACGGGTTGCTGGAGGCGTTGGGCGTGCCGGTTGTAACGGTCGGCAACTGCAAACTGGTAGTGAGCGCCAGGGACAGAAAGGTTTTGGTAAAGTTAGCAGTGAAGCTTGACAATACAATCACCTTGACTGGTCTTAACGAGGATCAAAGCTGGGCACTGTTTTCATCTCATGCCTTAGCATACAACAATAATCTGGTGCCGTCAGTGACAGTGGAGGAAACGGCAAGGCACGTTTGCAGGGAATGTGACGGGCTTCCGCTTGCCATTAAAGTAATAGCGGCCACCATGGCAGGCGTCACAGGTCCGGTAGAATGGGATTTGACGCTTCAGAGGCTGCAAAATGCAGACAAGCTTAATCCGGATGTGGAGAAAAAGCTTTACAACCGCTTGAGGCTCAGCTACGATGCTCTGGCCAGGTACGATCCTCATCTACAACTCTGCTATCTTTACATAGGTGCCTTTAAGGAAGATGAATTTATGTACGTGGAGGATCTCATTAACTTGTGGATTGGGGAAGGACTAGTTACAACCAATCGCCCAGGTTACGATCCCTTGGAAATTGGGCGGGCTCAAGTAAATGTGCTCTTAGATCGTTGTCTAATCGAGGGCAGCGTAATGGATGCGGACGGGCAGGTTATGGTCTGTTCCATGCACGATGTGCTGCATGATTTAGCTCTGCAGATAGCGGAGTTGGAAGAGAATTGTTTGTACAGGGCGGGCAAAAACCTACAGTTGTTTCCAGAAAATGAGTGCAAGGGGCAAAGCAGGGTTTCTTTGATGGAGAACAATTTTGCCTCTGTTCCGGATTCATTCGAGGGTGGACAAGTCCTTTCCATGCTACTGTCCGAGAACAAAAACCTCACAATTTTTTCTGCGCGCGCCATGGCCACAATGACCCGGGTTCGAGTTCTGGACCTTGGAGGCACGTCAATTCAGGAGCTACCTTCCAGCTTTGGACGCATGAAACAGCTTGTTTGCTTGCGGTTGGCCCGCCTGCCAATTAACAAATTGCCTGAAAGCATCACCGAGCTAAACAAGCTTCAGATCCTGGATCTTTCCACCTGCAATCAACTGGAATGCTTACCCTCGGGGATTGATAAACTTGTCTCTTTGAAGTACTTGGACTTCTGCTACTGTCAGCGTCTGCAGTCTTTACCCTCTGGGATTTGCAGGCTTCTGTCTCTTCAGTATTTGCGATCGGAAGGATGTTGGAAAGCGTGGGGACCAGCGGTAACAGCACAGACTAAGTCCAAATTGTGCTTCAGAGCACCTGAAAGGGCAGCTTGCTTTAAGGATCTGCAAACCCTGACGCAACTCAAATGGCTGGGACTAGAAGATATGGGAATGACAATCGAACATGGTACTTTAGGCACCATGATAGAAATGAGAACTCTTGTCATAAAGCTCGCCAGCATGACTGCTCTGCCGGACGACATTACTGATATGACGAAGTTAAAAACGCTCTTCATAAGTTGCAGGGATTTGACAAGAACCCCGCCTTGGTTTTCTCAATTTCAACACCTGGGCTGCCTCATATTCTCTAAATGCGACAAGCTTGAACAATTGTCCGCATTGCACAAGCTTCCAAGATTGAGAAGGTTGGATATAGGTGCGTGGCATATGAAGGATTTGCCCCAGGAATTTGGGGAAGCAGGGGCGTTTCCTGCGCTGGAGAGATTTTGGGTGGAGAAAATGAACGCGCTGGAGAGGTTACCGGAGGTGATGGAAGGAGCAATGCCAGTGTTGAAAGTGTTGGGTGTTGTAAGTTGTGCTCGTGTAGAAATGTTGCCCGCCGGCTTTTTCGAGCTGCAACACCTGCAACAGATACAAATTCACAATACCAGCAAGGTGTTGCAAAGGATGGCAGAGGGAGGGCAAGATTGGGAGGTTGTACAACGGCTCACAAACAAGGGCGTAGAGATTATCAGAGAATATGGTGGTCACAAACGCTTAACGGAGATAAGCACAAGGATGGGGAGTAAATATTGGTGGGACCGGTTTGCAAAAGAAATGTGGATGAATTTCCATGTTTGA